Sequence from the Pseudomonas frederiksbergensis genome:
CTCAAGCGTGGCGATAAATTGCCCACCGAGTCGGCGATCATGGAGGCCCATGGCGTCAGCCGCACGGTGGTGCGCGAGGCGATTTCCCGATTGCAGGCGGCCGGCCAGGTGGAAACTCGCCACGGCATCGGCACCTTCGTGCTGGACACGCCCAGCCCGAGCGGCTTTCGCATCGACCCGGCGACAGTGGTCACGTTGCGCGATGTACTGGCGATCCTCGAATTGCGCATCAGCCTGGAAGTGGAATCTGCCGGCCTGGCGGCACAACGCCGCAGCGACGAGCAACTTGCCGCGATGCGCGCCGCCCTCGACGCCTTGAATGAAAGCGCCGCCCACGCCAGCGACGCGGTGGCCTCGGACTTCGCTTTCCACTTGGAAATTGCGCTGTCCACGGGCAACCGTTACTTCACCGACATCATGACCCACCTGGGCACCAGCATCATCCCGCGAACCCGGCTGAACTCGGCGCGCCTGGCCCATGACGACCACC
This genomic interval carries:
- a CDS encoding FadR/GntR family transcriptional regulator codes for the protein MENPINVPRLPRKRRSLAQELVTVLTEQIRDGLLKRGDKLPTESAIMEAHGVSRTVVREAISRLQAAGQVETRHGIGTFVLDTPSPSGFRIDPATVVTLRDVLAILELRISLEVESAGLAAQRRSDEQLAAMRAALDALNESAAHASDAVASDFAFHLEIALSTGNRYFTDIMTHLGTSIIPRTRLNSARLAHDDHQHYMDRLSREHEEIYEAIARQDSDAARAAMRLHLTNSRERLRQAHEEAQAQA